The genomic window GAGAGCGCATCGATGTCGTCGATGATCATCCCATTACCTCCTCGAGAACGCTTCCGAGTATCTCGCAGCCCTGTCGTAATTCTGGCTCCGAGATGATCAGAGGTGGCAGCAGCCTCAAGCGATCCGTTTTGGGGGCATTGATGATCAGACCCGATGCCAGCGCCCGATTCACAACCTCTTGGGCGACTGGAGCCTCGAGCTGTAGCCCGAACATCAATCCTCGACCCTCGACCCTTGTCACACCAGCGAGTGGTTTGAGCAGCGGAAACACAACACTGGCTAGATGGCGAACACGTTCTGCAATATCCGAGCGCTGCATAAATTCGATCACCGCAACCGCAGCCGTGGTTGCGACCGGGTTGCCCCCAAAGGTAGATCCATGATCTCCAGGCTGTAGAGTGGCTCCGACCTCCGGCTTAACCACTAGTGCCCCTATCGGAATGCCGTTGCCAAGCGCCTTGGCCAACGTAAATGCATCGGGCACAATGCCATAGTGAGAGACCCCGAGCCACTCTCCAGTTCGGCATAAGCCAGTCTGGATCTCATCCGCCACCAGCAACACTCCGCGATCTCGCTGCGCCTGTATCAGCACCTCAGCGAAGCCATCATCGAGTGGGTATACCCCCGCCTCACCAAGGATCGGCTCGAACAGGACCGCGCCAACCTCCGGATCATCAAGGGCTCGACTGAGGGAACCAACATCGTTCAAGGGAACCTCGATGAACCCTGAGAGCAACGGCTTAAACGACTCCTGCTTCTTTGGCTGCATGGTGGCCGACAGGGCACCAAAGGTGCGTCCGTGGAACGATCCCGCTAGCACCACCACCTTCGGTCGATCCGGGCGAGCACGCCTTAGAAGCTTGAGCGCAGCCTCGATGGCTTCGGCACCAGAGTTGCAGAAGAAGACAGCCGCATCCTCGAACGGTGCAATCTCGCCGATCTTGGCTGCCGCCTGGAGTCCGGCCGGCGTGGTAAAGAAGTTCGAGGTGTGAAGAACCCTAGAGAGCTGGTCAACGAGTGCCTCTTGAATGGAGGGGTTGCTATGACCGAGCGAGGTGACCGCGATACCCGAGAGAAAATCGAGATAGCGACGACCTTGATCATCAAACAGCCAGGCACCCTCCCCTCTGACTATATTTGCCATCGGCGTCCCATAGAGCTCTAGCAATCTACCAGTCATCGAGAACCTCCTACGATCATCGTGCCGACCCCCTCGTCGGTGAGTAACTCCAACAATAGCGAGTGAGGAACCGTCCCGTCGATCAGATGGACCCTTTCCACACCACCCATCGATGCATCGAGCGCAGCCGTCACCTTGGGTATCATGCCCCCACGGATCTTGCCGTTATCTATTAGGCCCTGGACCTGGTCGACTGCTGCCTGCGCTATCAGCGAGTCCGAGTCGTCGATCTCGGCCAACAGGCCAGAGATGTTGGTGAGAAAGATTAACTTGGCCGCCCCAAGAGCCACTGCCAGTGCAGAGGCGAAGGAGTCGGCATTGACGTTGAGGAGTTGTCCACCGGTCTCAACCCCAAGACTCGCCACCACCGGAATCACCCCTGCCTGGACGAGCTCTGCGACCACTCCAGTTTGTACCCTATTTATACTGCCCACAAAACCGAGATCAGTCGAGATCCGAGACGCCATAGCCAACGAGCTATCGGCTCCAGAGAGCCCTACCGCCGCGGCACCTTGGCACCCTAGCGCTGTAACAATGGCTGGGTTCACGGTCCCAAGTAACGCCATCCGAACCACCTCGAGCATCGCGGCATCGGTCACCCGCAGCCCATCGACGAAAGAGGGGACGAGACCGAGTCGGTCGGCGAGATCATCGATCTGAGGTCCTCCGCCATGCACGATGACCGGCCGCATACCAACTGAGCGCATGAGGGCAACGTCCTCAGCGAGCTCGGTGAGCGAACTACCGGCATCGCTCAGCACATTCCCTCCGTATTTAATCACGATAATCTCATCATGAAACCGGCGGATATAGGGAAGCGCCTCAACCAATGTGCGCGCCCGCAGATGTGGGTCCGAGGTAATCACGAAGTCCCTCGATTCTCCTCTAGGTAACCGTGGCCGATATCGGATGTCAACACCTCAACCGTGTCCTGACCCTGACCAAGATCGATCTCGACCACGATCTCACGCTCCCCCATTCGATGATCGAGACGACGACGATCGGCCAAACTCAGACGGGAGGCCGACTCCACTCCGCCCTCACACACCTTGACCCCTTGATAGGAGACCGAGACCGAGGAGATATCAACCCCAGGAAGAGCAGCTCCAACCTCAGCCAAGACGCGGCCCCAGTACGGGTCTCCTCCAAGCAGCGAGCACTTCACCAGCAGAGAGCTGGCGACACCTCTAGCGGCGAGCTCGGCTTCAGCCACGCTCGCACCCCCAACTACCCGAATTCTGCCGACTCGACTCCCGCCTTCAGCGTCGGAGACTATAGAGTACGCCAGCTTGGCAGCCACCTCGAGGAGTCGTTCCTCGAAGTCTGGCCCGGGCTCGGCACCCACCTCGGAGGCTAGCAAGACGACGGTATCATTGGTTGAGGTACATCCGTCGATGGTGATCCGGTTGAAGGTCTGATCGACTACCCAACCAAGAGCACTCTGCGCCCGTTCAGCTGAGACCGTAGCGTCTGTGGTGAGTACGCACAACATGGTCGCCATGTTCGGCGCGATCATAGCAGCCCCTTTGGCCATGCCTCCCACCCGGAAACCTATCCCAGCCACCTCAGCCTGTTTTGCAAACGTGTCGGTTGTACGAATGGCGTGAGCAGCTCGCTCTCCCGCACGCGGGTCGGTTCCCATCTCTTCTGCTATGAGCTCAACTCCGGGTCGAATTCGGTCGGCCGGAAACGGGATCCCTATCAACCCGGTCGAACAGACTAAATACTCGTGTTCTTCGCCACCGAGATGCTCCGCACAGGCTGCGGCCATGAGCTCTGCCGCCTGCTGTCCAGCATCCCCGGTGAGCGCATTCGCATTCCCAGACGACAGGAGCACTCCTCGCAGTCGACCCTTCGTCTGATCGAGATGGGCACGCGATACAAGCACTGGTGCAGCAGCAGCTCCACTTTGGGTAAAGACCGCAGCGCCGATGTGAGCCATTCCATCGGTGAAGCCAACGAAGGAGAGGTCGAGAGCCCCACCCTCCTTGATTCCAGCACCCACACCTGCAGCCCGAATCCCCTCCGGGAAGGTCACGCTCATGGCCAAACTCCAATCTGATCAAGTCCAAGTTCCTCAGGCCATCCCTGGGAGACGTTCAACGCCTGAATCGCCTGTCCAGCTGCTCCCTTGACAAGGTTATCGATCGCGGAGATGACGACATACCGGTTCGTTCGTGGGTCATAGACCGGATGGATGGCGATAAAGTTAGTTCCCTGTACCTGTCGGGTTCCCGGCGGTTGCTCGGTCACGCGAACGAAAGGTGAGTCGGCATAGACCCCACGATAGAGCTCCAACAACTCATCGCCCATAATCGGCGTCTTCACCTGATCAGGTAGCGCATAGGAGGTGGCTAGAATGCCTCGGCTAATGGGGGCGAGGTGGGGAGTAAACAGCACTCTTCTTCCAAGATTCATCTCCATCTCGCCGGTGTGACGATGATCGAGCAGGCCATAGGCAGACAGGTTCTCATTGACACTCACAAAATGAGTTGATGCCTTCGGACTTTTCCCAGCACCAGAGACACCAGAATACCCATCGACGATAACTAGATCATCACTGATCAAGGATCGTACTACCAAAGGCCACAGGCCTAAGCTCGCAGCGGTCACATAGCAACCAGGTACAGCAATCAAACGTGCAGCCGGCAGATCCTGGCGAGTTACCTCGACCAAACCGTAGATCCGGCGCTTGAGAAGCTCCGGCGATTGGTGGTGTGATCGATACCAAAACTCATAGTCAGCCTCATCAGCAAAGCGAAAGTCTGCACCCAAATCGACCACGATTCTGCCCTCATCGAGGAGCTTAGGGGCAAGCATCTGACTGACGCCATGAGGTAGAGCCAACAACACAACCTCGGCATCCCCTAGATCAGAACCAATTGGCTCAATAATGCCGCCAAAACGAGGCTCCGAACCCGG from Ferrimicrobium acidiphilum DSM 19497 includes these protein-coding regions:
- the argB gene encoding acetylglutamate kinase, with the translated sequence MITSDPHLRARTLVEALPYIRRFHDEIIVIKYGGNVLSDAGSSLTELAEDVALMRSVGMRPVIVHGGGPQIDDLADRLGLVPSFVDGLRVTDAAMLEVVRMALLGTVNPAIVTALGCQGAAAVGLSGADSSLAMASRISTDLGFVGSINRVQTGVVAELVQAGVIPVVASLGVETGGQLLNVNADSFASALAVALGAAKLIFLTNISGLLAEIDDSDSLIAQAAVDQVQGLIDNGKIRGGMIPKVTAALDASMGGVERVHLIDGTVPHSLLLELLTDEGVGTMIVGGSR
- a CDS encoding aspartate aminotransferase family protein codes for the protein MTGRLLELYGTPMANIVRGEGAWLFDDQGRRYLDFLSGIAVTSLGHSNPSIQEALVDQLSRVLHTSNFFTTPAGLQAAAKIGEIAPFEDAAVFFCNSGAEAIEAALKLLRRARPDRPKVVVLAGSFHGRTFGALSATMQPKKQESFKPLLSGFIEVPLNDVGSLSRALDDPEVGAVLFEPILGEAGVYPLDDGFAEVLIQAQRDRGVLLVADEIQTGLCRTGEWLGVSHYGIVPDAFTLAKALGNGIPIGALVVKPEVGATLQPGDHGSTFGGNPVATTAAVAVIEFMQRSDIAERVRHLASVVFPLLKPLAGVTRVEGRGLMFGLQLEAPVAQEVVNRALASGLIINAPKTDRLRLLPPLIISEPELRQGCEILGSVLEEVMG
- the argC gene encoding N-acetyl-gamma-glutamyl-phosphate reductase → MNIRRDVYLSTMKVVILGVSGYTGQVLAQLVLRHPGLELTGVHGHDSAGESLGSIVPGSEPRFGGIIEPIGSDLGDAEVVLLALPHGVSQMLAPKLLDEGRIVVDLGADFRFADEADYEFWYRSHHQSPELLKRRIYGLVEVTRQDLPAARLIAVPGCYVTAASLGLWPLVVRSLISDDLVIVDGYSGVSGAGKSPKASTHFVSVNENLSAYGLLDHRHTGEMEMNLGRRVLFTPHLAPISRGILATSYALPDQVKTPIMGDELLELYRGVYADSPFVRVTEQPPGTRQVQGTNFIAIHPVYDPRTNRYVVISAIDNLVKGAAGQAIQALNVSQGWPEELGLDQIGVWP
- the argJ gene encoding bifunctional glutamate N-acetyltransferase/amino-acid acetyltransferase ArgJ; the protein is MSVTFPEGIRAAGVGAGIKEGGALDLSFVGFTDGMAHIGAAVFTQSGAAAAPVLVSRAHLDQTKGRLRGVLLSSGNANALTGDAGQQAAELMAAACAEHLGGEEHEYLVCSTGLIGIPFPADRIRPGVELIAEEMGTDPRAGERAAHAIRTTDTFAKQAEVAGIGFRVGGMAKGAAMIAPNMATMLCVLTTDATVSAERAQSALGWVVDQTFNRITIDGCTSTNDTVVLLASEVGAEPGPDFEERLLEVAAKLAYSIVSDAEGGSRVGRIRVVGGASVAEAELAARGVASSLLVKCSLLGGDPYWGRVLAEVGAALPGVDISSVSVSYQGVKVCEGGVESASRLSLADRRRLDHRMGEREIVVEIDLGQGQDTVEVLTSDIGHGYLEENRGTS